One Methanococcus voltae genomic region harbors:
- a CDS encoding HEAT repeat domain-containing protein — MNENLTKVLNNLKKDSWYSKLNSINTLGGLIFQNHYDAKISLLSLIMELTSSKAVVQTRALWAINNILKQYPELSYLAFPYILKMADSKVVATKNIARDMLTKPGMRYTKDRYNTILSKELYSSDVLVRMNAVTKVWKIFPTDPNLLCTLIPSLFNDNISYSRDDRFMQGLVSLLVLQSQNKEVIDQFSDYIGIINLYKNFIREFNRNEVIYLLNSNDSKDVVIGLTLINANPEKVNSEIIDKLLELSRNNRCEIFLKYKAIMALSVIANKCNPVREKIINILKRSLIEEPNDLYTYLTLTCLKYLGEKIETEKYIKSQNELVRAIAAQTATVNNLSLLNLYDESSIINCMSIMHRLTKKDVPEEIQKKYINQLYDPWSYINVKRKYSYMNPKDVEKTLNKNLNTWKSEDWVSKVITMIDLGCKLHNDPKQYSEESIQLLKDSINDSFGIVRTEAIWVLRVALECFEDPFDILEEVNDYIQPEVVINDNNLLVRLNFILLLKKFNEILSKYEGCEDRKEAITSILIDRALNDGASIVSKTSEYILKYEYGIEIDKEEINIDYIIKCMETYPYSATSLVRYYLKNKVSDQGNENKAENEDETEIDIKNKNESIIDESKNDEEDVLHNYTIEFLQEIFKNKKDCFEIINIFHILDLLDLDDEKTLEYARNMVELSSTKFLETKSKIIKKLLNDINWTTRKKGLLYISQLLKINDDYGNLFNDELVNIALFDDIVELRSKASKLLNKTGHGSPKIDKRYAIAYLFKSTSMIINGLKFENIRAVEGLYTLYLRCDTVKNMEDILMIVSKYRHSNKWYERVYAYKIIEKLVSESKIEEYYYEIISWCTEDMEDPVPVIANSCKSILRIVDHFEYYAQEDEEDSFKERIKRLEYYLMDSDWNVRVEALNSLREFISEGHYSYIEDVIGRLQDPHWRVKTTALGILSDLDYELVVIALPEIINLLNDQSETVVLKTLITLKKLANKEPRILPKIMSSVEGIESYSTWSIKEEITKLKIMNYNYLKRN, encoded by the coding sequence ATGAATGAAAATTTAACCAAAGTGCTAAATAATTTAAAAAAAGATAGTTGGTACTCTAAATTAAACTCTATAAACACGCTTGGGGGCTTAATCTTCCAAAATCATTATGATGCTAAAATATCATTATTAAGCTTGATTATGGAATTAACGTCCTCAAAAGCCGTTGTTCAAACAAGAGCCCTATGGGCCATCAATAATATATTAAAACAATACCCTGAACTATCATATTTAGCATTTCCATATATTTTGAAAATGGCAGATAGTAAAGTAGTTGCTACAAAAAATATTGCAAGAGATATGTTAACAAAACCTGGTATGAGATATACAAAAGATAGGTATAATACAATATTATCAAAAGAATTGTACTCTTCTGACGTATTAGTAAGGATGAATGCAGTTACAAAAGTTTGGAAAATATTCCCTACGGATCCTAACTTATTATGTACCCTTATTCCGTCACTGTTCAATGACAACATTTCATACTCAAGGGACGACAGATTTATGCAAGGATTAGTATCTTTACTAGTATTACAAAGTCAAAATAAAGAAGTTATCGACCAATTTTCGGATTATATTGGTATAATAAATTTATACAAAAACTTCATTAGGGAATTTAATAGAAATGAAGTAATTTATTTATTGAATAGTAATGATTCAAAAGATGTTGTAATAGGACTTACACTAATAAATGCAAATCCTGAAAAGGTTAATTCAGAGATAATTGATAAATTATTAGAATTATCTAGAAATAATAGATGCGAAATATTTTTAAAATATAAAGCAATTATGGCGTTATCCGTAATTGCAAATAAATGTAATCCAGTCCGTGAAAAAATAATAAATATACTTAAAAGGTCATTGATCGAAGAACCTAATGATTTATACACTTATTTAACACTTACATGTCTTAAATATCTTGGAGAAAAGATAGAGACTGAAAAATATATTAAAAGTCAGAATGAATTAGTTAGAGCAATTGCAGCTCAAACAGCTACGGTGAATAACTTAAGTTTATTAAACTTATATGACGAATCAAGTATAATCAACTGTATGTCAATAATGCACAGATTGACCAAAAAGGACGTACCTGAAGAAATACAGAAAAAATACATAAATCAACTTTACGACCCTTGGAGTTACATTAACGTTAAGAGAAAATATAGTTACATGAACCCCAAAGATGTAGAAAAAACACTTAATAAAAACCTTAACACCTGGAAAAGTGAAGATTGGGTTTCAAAAGTAATTACGATGATTGATTTAGGTTGTAAGCTACATAACGACCCTAAACAATATTCCGAAGAATCCATACAATTGTTAAAAGATAGTATAAACGATAGTTTTGGTATTGTTAGGACAGAAGCTATTTGGGTACTTAGAGTTGCGTTAGAGTGCTTTGAAGACCCATTTGATATATTGGAAGAAGTAAACGACTACATTCAACCTGAAGTAGTGATTAACGATAATAATTTACTAGTTAGATTAAATTTCATATTATTATTGAAAAAATTCAATGAAATACTTTCAAAATACGAAGGTTGTGAAGATAGGAAAGAAGCTATTACTTCAATATTGATAGATAGGGCATTGAATGATGGTGCTTCAATCGTTTCTAAAACTTCAGAATATATTTTAAAATATGAATACGGTATTGAAATAGATAAAGAAGAAATAAATATCGATTATATCATAAAATGTATGGAAACATACCCTTACTCTGCTACTTCATTGGTTAGATACTACTTAAAAAATAAAGTAAGCGACCAAGGTAATGAAAATAAAGCGGAAAATGAAGATGAAACTGAAATCGACATTAAAAATAAAAATGAATCAATTATAGATGAAAGTAAAAATGATGAAGAAGATGTTTTACACAATTATACTATCGAATTTTTACAGGAAATCTTTAAAAATAAAAAAGATTGTTTCGAAATAATAAATATATTCCATATTTTGGATTTATTAGATTTGGACGATGAAAAAACTTTAGAATATGCAAGAAATATGGTTGAATTATCATCAACTAAATTCTTAGAAACTAAATCAAAAATTATTAAAAAATTATTAAATGATATAAATTGGACTACCCGTAAAAAAGGTTTACTTTACATATCCCAATTACTAAAGATAAATGATGATTATGGAAATTTATTCAACGATGAATTAGTAAATATAGCATTATTTGACGATATTGTTGAACTTAGAAGTAAAGCATCCAAATTATTAAATAAAACTGGTCATGGAAGCCCTAAAATTGACAAAAGATATGCAATCGCATACTTATTTAAATCTACGAGTATGATTATAAACGGTTTGAAATTTGAAAATATAAGAGCCGTAGAAGGACTTTATACGTTATACTTAAGATGTGATACCGTCAAAAACATGGAAGACATCTTGATGATAGTATCGAAATATAGACATAGTAATAAGTGGTATGAACGGGTATACGCGTATAAAATCATTGAAAAACTCGTATCAGAATCTAAAATTGAAGAATACTACTACGAAATAATTTCCTGGTGTACTGAAGATATGGAAGACCCTGTTCCAGTAATTGCAAATAGTTGTAAATCAATTCTAAGAATTGTGGATCACTTTGAATATTACGCTCAGGAAGATGAAGAAGATTCATTTAAGGAAAGAATAAAAAGATTAGAATATTATTTAATGGATAGTGACTGGAACGTTAGGGTAGAAGCCCTTAATTCGTTGCGTGAATTTATATCCGAAGGTCATTATTCGTATATTGAAGACGTAATCGGTAGGTTACAAGACCCACATTGGCGTGTTAAAACCACTGCTTTAGGTATACTTTCAGACTTAGACTATGAATTGGTTGTTATTGCACTTCCAGAAATCATTAACTTGTTGAATGACCAAAGTGAGACCGTTGTATTAAAAACTTTGATAACCCTTAAAAAGTTAGCAAATAAAGAACCAAGAATACTCCCTAAAATTATGAGCAGTGTAGAAGGTATTGAATCATATTCGACTTGGAGTATCAAAGAA
- the cobJ gene encoding precorrin-3B C(17)-methyltransferase, giving the protein MLYVIGTGPGNNQYITKEADEVLKSVDSIVCYLGYKEFVESYDKPIHSTGMTREIDRVKFALEKSKSENVALVSSGDATIYGMASLAYELNKEYDYGVEIKTVAGLSSANMCSSILGAPLNHDFVTISLSDLLTPFEIIMKRILCALEGDFVISLYNPLSTKRKDPFLQTMDFVKSYSQDRDVNYIIGIVKNAGRDTEEFRITTINELMDNLEEYMEYIDMKTTLIIGNTNTKVIDGKMITPRGYFKKYIDNE; this is encoded by the coding sequence ATGTTATATGTTATAGGAACAGGTCCGGGAAACAATCAATATATCACAAAAGAAGCTGATGAAGTATTAAAAAGCGTAGATTCGATAGTATGTTATTTAGGCTATAAAGAATTTGTAGAATCGTACGATAAACCCATACACAGTACAGGTATGACTAGAGAAATAGATAGAGTCAAATTTGCATTGGAAAAATCCAAAAGTGAAAATGTAGCTCTTGTTTCGAGTGGTGATGCTACCATATACGGTATGGCATCATTAGCTTATGAGTTAAACAAAGAATATGACTACGGCGTAGAAATTAAAACAGTTGCGGGGTTATCTTCTGCAAATATGTGTTCTTCAATTTTAGGAGCTCCTTTAAACCACGATTTTGTTACCATTAGCTTAAGTGACTTATTAACTCCTTTTGAAATCATTATGAAAAGAATTCTTTGTGCTTTAGAAGGAGACTTTGTTATTTCGCTATACAACCCACTTAGTACGAAACGTAAAGATCCATTTTTACAAACTATGGACTTTGTAAAGTCATACTCTCAAGACAGAGACGTTAACTATATTATTGGTATTGTAAAAAATGCAGGTCGAGATACCGAAGAATTTAGAATAACCACCATTAATGAACTAATGGATAATTTAGAAGAGTATATGGAATATATCGATATGAAAACTACTCTTATTATCGGAAATACCAACACAAAAGTAATCGATGGAAAAATGATAACTCCTAGAGGTTACTTTAAAAAATATATTGATAATGAATAA
- a CDS encoding replication factor A: MNIDKLKNSILQKMSQEEMDSKISQKIDEASGLIDEKGALMLVAQELNIEIPYEDDEDFDYTISDILEGQRDVEVTGRIVEISSIKEFTKKDGSTGKLASLRIADNSGAIRLTLWNDKADLVADLKKGNVIKIENAFARNWNNKMELNSGSELSIERLDEYDESKYPKIKENYNISELVENLPASIEATVKLAYPLKEFNKKDGSTGCLKSLILEDETGTIRATLWNELANMDINTSDKVKIDGFVKQGYSGLEISINTIEVTEKTDPAQAKKVDNYISIEDLTHYDKELVSVKGKILNKSIVREVEFPDRVAKVQEIKVSDGTGSVRVVFWGNNITKLDDLDEGDEISLTNCKTKKYINRMTDSEVVDLTFTFTSTIELLEKSKVEIKLNSVTDLIEKFNNNELDADDISFGAKVYSSYPTKEFNRYDGSKGMVKSVELSDGDNTVRMTLWDDNTNLEITEGDTLKILHAKIKENNGYYDINTNRYTNIEINPKDLNLVSVRTHIVDINEESKVELQATVVDYRKQDLILNLCPNCKKRLSMVDSNSGIGICEACGEVTPNEVLTATVVLDDGTGTINGRIYEANISKLTGLSIDELKEKNIEALDLAIGNEYIFYGNVTMRNEDLELNIRGIQEFDINKEF; encoded by the coding sequence ATGAATATCGACAAATTAAAAAATAGTATTTTACAAAAAATGTCCCAGGAAGAAATGGATTCTAAAATATCTCAAAAAATAGATGAAGCTTCGGGTTTAATTGATGAAAAAGGGGCTTTGATGTTAGTTGCTCAGGAGTTAAATATCGAAATTCCTTACGAAGATGACGAAGATTTCGATTATACCATCTCCGATATATTGGAAGGTCAAAGAGATGTGGAAGTTACTGGAAGAATAGTCGAAATTTCAAGTATCAAAGAATTTACTAAAAAAGACGGTTCAACAGGTAAATTAGCATCTTTAAGGATTGCAGATAACTCAGGGGCTATAAGATTAACTTTATGGAATGATAAAGCAGATTTAGTCGCAGATTTGAAAAAAGGAAATGTTATAAAAATTGAAAACGCCTTTGCAAGAAATTGGAATAATAAAATGGAATTAAACAGTGGTTCAGAATTATCTATTGAAAGATTGGACGAATACGATGAATCAAAATATCCTAAAATAAAAGAAAACTACAATATCTCAGAGCTCGTGGAGAATTTACCTGCAAGCATTGAAGCAACAGTTAAATTAGCATACCCATTAAAAGAATTTAACAAAAAAGATGGTTCAACTGGTTGTTTAAAATCTTTGATATTGGAAGATGAAACTGGAACAATAAGAGCTACATTGTGGAACGAGTTAGCAAACATGGATATTAATACTTCCGACAAAGTTAAGATTGACGGTTTTGTTAAACAAGGATACTCGGGGTTAGAAATTTCAATTAATACAATTGAAGTAACTGAAAAAACAGACCCTGCACAAGCTAAAAAAGTCGATAATTACATCTCAATTGAAGATTTAACACATTACGATAAAGAATTAGTTTCCGTAAAAGGTAAAATATTAAACAAAAGCATTGTAAGAGAAGTTGAATTCCCCGATAGAGTTGCAAAAGTCCAAGAAATCAAAGTTTCTGACGGAACTGGTAGCGTTAGAGTGGTATTCTGGGGTAACAACATAACTAAATTGGATGATTTAGATGAAGGCGATGAAATTAGCCTTACAAACTGCAAAACTAAAAAGTACATCAACAGAATGACTGATTCAGAAGTTGTTGATTTAACATTTACATTTACTTCAACTATTGAATTGTTAGAAAAATCTAAAGTGGAAATTAAATTAAATTCGGTAACTGATTTAATTGAGAAATTTAATAATAATGAATTAGATGCAGATGATATTTCATTTGGTGCTAAAGTCTACTCATCTTACCCAACAAAAGAATTTAATAGATATGATGGTTCAAAAGGAATGGTAAAATCCGTTGAATTAAGTGACGGAGACAATACTGTTAGAATGACTTTGTGGGATGACAATACAAACCTTGAAATAACCGAAGGGGACACTTTAAAAATATTGCACGCTAAAATAAAGGAAAATAACGGTTATTATGATATAAATACCAATAGATACACAAACATTGAAATAAATCCAAAAGATTTAAACTTAGTTTCAGTTAGGACACATATTGTAGACATCAACGAAGAATCAAAAGTTGAATTACAGGCAACCGTTGTGGATTACAGAAAACAAGATTTAATATTGAATTTATGTCCAAACTGTAAGAAAAGGTTATCAATGGTAGATAGCAACTCAGGAATCGGTATTTGCGAAGCTTGTGGGGAAGTTACGCCTAATGAAGTTTTAACAGCTACCGTAGTTTTAGATGACGGAACCGGAACCATAAACGGTAGAATTTATGAAGCAAACATTTCAAAATTAACTGGACTTTCAATTGATGAGTTAAAAGAAAAGAATATAGAAGCCTTAGATTTAGCAATCGGTAATGAATATATATTCTATGGTAACGTAACCATGAGAAATGAGGATTTAGAATTGAATATCAGAGGTATTCAAGAATTTGATATAAATAAAGAATTTTAA
- a CDS encoding protease inhibitor I42 family protein: MNLKIYHIIGLLLLLASSGIVFAENSNYNLGNKDLSTVKKELGEYHMWGPMMNQGQYCNCLEYDYSNMNELCPYDGNISQYGNMKMIRQELAKDEVYIVRLPENPSTGYQWHYSTDTNEAGFITDKGYHMYQKSEEGLVGSGGYHEYYIKSQVPSEPYAMFYKARMGQEGIEEPVEMIGYHFTILDEDRPILKEIGVSEVINPSFMSKSGMGYKWVAEIEGDAVNIEYVEYDDNQGYNLGPVNTWYIKGAKPGLSKVRFTYWDESNSKALMTREYIISVNETVNRYIPQGYTQYVMLNENPSTGFFWKYNYNYQNCTGLQNYSQYRKGLMIDGKGFMTYNRDPMIVGPSPGMEIWELSGTMPCYVDAQFKLYAPSGDVVQCNDYGCLIIPDSEYVEKMVKLGDVVEISLNENPTTGYEWQYVKDNKLELLSEEYIPNKNILGVVGQGGSHVWKFKAVREGISTLKFMNGRSFENTSVRNVFYEIKIIGESYDVELESEGSNTVNMIVPKDKTFDIKLYDGDRDKTWKLNPYYMGVRVVDEDYIPDTTSANGIIPIEDKGYNTWILKATRSEDVPIVFEYTNASGYVFKTMVYNLTIMPSYTTSYKGIIVGQDFILELPENPTTGYTWYYFIDDENVVRVTEEKYVPNDIQLIGSGGTKFWIFEGVGRGSTTIKFEYKRSWGEEPILEYLLTVYVN, from the coding sequence ATGAATCTAAAAATTTATCATATAATAGGATTATTGCTATTACTAGCAAGTTCGGGAATTGTTTTTGCCGAAAATTCAAATTATAATCTTGGAAATAAAGATTTGAGTACGGTAAAAAAGGAATTGGGCGAATACCATATGTGGGGGCCTATGATGAATCAAGGTCAATATTGTAATTGTCTAGAGTATGATTATTCAAATATGAATGAACTTTGTCCTTATGATGGAAATATATCACAATATGGCAATATGAAAATGATACGTCAGGAATTAGCAAAAGATGAAGTTTACATAGTAAGATTACCTGAAAATCCATCTACGGGCTATCAATGGCATTATTCAACCGATACAAATGAGGCAGGCTTTATAACTGATAAGGGTTATCATATGTATCAAAAATCTGAAGAAGGATTGGTAGGTAGTGGAGGATATCATGAATATTACATTAAAAGTCAAGTTCCTTCGGAGCCTTATGCAATGTTTTACAAAGCTAGAATGGGTCAAGAAGGAATTGAAGAACCAGTTGAAATGATAGGATATCATTTTACCATTTTAGATGAAGATAGACCTATTTTAAAAGAAATAGGAGTTTCAGAAGTAATAAATCCAAGTTTTATGTCTAAAAGTGGTATGGGTTATAAATGGGTTGCAGAGATAGAAGGGGATGCGGTAAATATAGAATATGTTGAATACGACGATAATCAAGGTTATAATTTAGGTCCCGTAAATACCTGGTATATAAAAGGTGCTAAACCAGGCTTATCAAAAGTTAGATTTACATACTGGGATGAAAGCAATTCAAAGGCTTTAATGACAAGGGAATACATAATTTCAGTGAATGAAACTGTAAATCGATACATACCACAAGGATATACGCAATACGTTATGTTGAACGAAAATCCATCAACGGGATTTTTTTGGAAATATAACTATAATTATCAAAATTGCACAGGATTACAAAATTATTCACAATATCGGAAAGGCTTAATGATAGACGGAAAGGGATTTATGACCTATAATAGGGACCCTATGATAGTAGGTCCAAGTCCAGGTATGGAAATTTGGGAATTAAGTGGTACCATGCCTTGTTACGTTGATGCACAATTTAAATTATATGCTCCAAGTGGGGATGTTGTTCAATGTAATGATTATGGATGTTTGATAATTCCAGATTCCGAATACGTTGAGAAAATGGTTAAATTGGGCGATGTGGTAGAAATATCACTCAATGAAAATCCTACGACAGGTTATGAATGGCAATATGTTAAAGATAACAAATTAGAATTGCTAAGTGAAGAATATATTCCAAATAAAAATATATTGGGAGTTGTAGGGCAGGGTGGAAGCCATGTCTGGAAATTTAAAGCTGTAAGGGAAGGAATTTCTACACTTAAATTTATGAATGGTAGATCTTTTGAAAATACGTCTGTTAGAAATGTATTCTACGAAATAAAAATAATTGGGGAAAGTTATGACGTAGAACTTGAATCAGAGGGTTCAAATACGGTTAACATGATTGTACCAAAAGATAAAACATTTGATATAAAATTATACGATGGAGATAGAGATAAAACCTGGAAGTTAAATCCTTACTACATGGGTGTAAGGGTAGTAGATGAAGATTACATACCTGATACAACGTCTGCAAATGGAATAATACCGATAGAGGATAAAGGATACAATACATGGATTTTGAAAGCAACTAGGTCGGAAGATGTGCCTATAGTCTTCGAATATACAAATGCAAGTGGTTACGTATTCAAAACTATGGTTTATAACTTAACGATTATGCCAAGCTATACCACGTCATACAAGGGGATTATAGTAGGTCAGGACTTCATTTTGGAATTGCCTGAAAATCCAACTACGGGCTATACTTGGTACTACTTTATCGATGATGAAAACGTCGTTAGAGTAACTGAAGAAAAATATGTTCCAAATGACATCCAACTTATAGGTAGCGGAGGAACCAAATTCTGGATATTTGAAGGGGTAGGAAGAGGTTCTACGACAATTAAATTTGAATATAAAAGAAGTTGGGGGGAAGAACCAATTTTAGAATATTTATTGACGGTTTACGTTAATTAA
- the cbiQ gene encoding cobalt ECF transporter T component CbiQ, translated as MHGDIYLIELESMKNSPIHNIDPRVKLISILFIILCSSLFNNLTMMAFFEVYLIISLLLSNLSLKMTILRILMILPFGIFIVLFQPFIRGETVIYSLFGIPVFLEGLNFGILLFAKFFVSITCIVLLSSTTPTFKVVEALKKLGLPAFMSMLLGLMIRYLYLIFENMQKLILSHKSRGQNHKKVSYKLQLKNIGNLIGTLFVKSYEQGERTYFAMLSRGYCENSNICDLNYKLSIYDIIYMIPIILIPILVLFYNITLF; from the coding sequence ATGCACGGGGACATATATTTAATTGAATTGGAATCTATGAAAAATAGCCCGATACATAATATAGACCCTCGCGTAAAATTAATATCCATACTTTTTATAATACTTTGCAGTTCCTTATTCAATAATTTAACCATGATGGCCTTTTTTGAGGTTTATTTAATCATAAGTCTTTTATTATCAAATTTATCTTTGAAAATGACGATTTTAAGAATATTAATGATATTACCATTTGGAATTTTCATAGTATTATTTCAACCGTTTATTCGTGGTGAAACGGTCATATATTCATTATTTGGAATTCCCGTATTTTTAGAGGGGCTAAATTTTGGAATATTACTATTTGCGAAGTTTTTTGTTAGTATTACATGTATTGTGCTACTTTCATCAACCACACCTACATTTAAAGTAGTAGAAGCACTTAAAAAGCTTGGATTACCTGCTTTTATGTCCATGTTACTTGGTTTGATGATTAGATATCTTTATTTGATTTTTGAAAATATGCAAAAATTAATCTTATCCCACAAATCTCGTGGTCAGAACCATAAAAAAGTAAGCTATAAACTGCAATTAAAAAATATAGGAAATTTAATCGGTACATTATTTGTAAAGTCATATGAACAGGGTGAAAGAACTTATTTCGCCATGCTTTCTAGGGGCTATTGCGAAAATTCAAATATTTGCGATTTAAACTATAAACTAAGCATTTATGATATTATTTATATGATACCAATAATTTTAATACCGATTTTAGTATTATTTTATAATATAACTTTATTTTAA